The proteins below come from a single Oncorhynchus keta strain PuntledgeMale-10-30-2019 chromosome 1, Oket_V2, whole genome shotgun sequence genomic window:
- the bud23 gene encoding probable 18S rRNA (guanine-N(7))-methyltransferase isoform X2 — translation MIEIQSQMSERAVELLNLPEDQPCFLLDIGCGSGLSGDYLSEEGHCWVGVDISTAMLDVALDREVEGDLVLGDMGEGLPFRPGTFDGCISISALQWLCNADKKTHSPPKRLYTFFSTLYSSLSRGARAVFQLYPENSEQLELITSQAMKAGFSGGMVVDYPNSTKAKKFFLCLFAGFSGTLPKGLVSETVDRDVPNQVQFTGQRSRFKNMKGKSAKKGKDWVLEKKERRRRQGREVRADTKYTARQRRPHF, via the exons ATGATTGAGATCCAGAGCCAGATGTCTGAGAGAGCTGTGGAGCTGCTGAACCTGCCTGAGGACCAGCCCTGTTTCCTGCTCGATATAGG GTGTGGCTCTGGGCTAAGTGGGGACTACCTGTCAGAGGAGGGACATTGCTGGGTTGGAGTGGACATCAGCACAGCCATGTTGG ATGTAGCGCTGGAtcgggaggtggagggagacctTGTGTTgggggatatgggggagggatTGCCCTTCAGGCCTGGGACCTTTGATGGCTGCATCAG TATTTCTGCTCTCCAGTGGCTCTGCAATGCTGACAAAAAGACTCACAGCCCCCCCAAGAGGCTCTACACCTTCTTCAGTACACTCTACTCCTCCCTG TCGAGAGGAGCCCGTGCAGTGTTTCAGCTTTACCCAGAGAACTCTGAGCAG CTGGAACTGATTACATCCCAGGCCATGAAGGCAGGCTTCAGTGGAGGCATGGTGGTGGACTATCCTAACAGCACCAAGGCCAAAAA GTTCTTCCTGTGTCTGTTCGCTGGGTTTTCAGGAACCCTACCCAAG GGGCTGGTGTCAGAGACAGTGGACAGGGACGTCCCAAATCAAGTCCAATTCACAGGACAGAG ATCTCGCTTTAAGAACATGAAGGGCAAGTCTGCAAAGAAGGGAAAAGACTGGGTCctagagaagaaagagaggaggagaagacagggcAG ggagGTCCGAGCTGACACAAAGTACACTGCCAGGCAGAGAAGGCCTCACTTTTAA
- the bud23 gene encoding probable 18S rRNA (guanine-N(7))-methyltransferase isoform X1, whose protein sequence is MASSCRRPEHMAPPEIFYNEEEAKKYSQNSRMIEIQSQMSERAVELLNLPEDQPCFLLDIGCGSGLSGDYLSEEGHCWVGVDISTAMLDVALDREVEGDLVLGDMGEGLPFRPGTFDGCISISALQWLCNADKKTHSPPKRLYTFFSTLYSSLSRGARAVFQLYPENSEQLELITSQAMKAGFSGGMVVDYPNSTKAKKFFLCLFAGFSGTLPKGLVSETVDRDVPNQVQFTGQRSRFKNMKGKSAKKGKDWVLEKKERRRRQGREVRADTKYTARQRRPHF, encoded by the exons ATGGCCTCAAGTTGTCGAAGACCCGAGCATATGGCTCCGCCTGAAATT TTCTATAACGAAGAGGAGGCCAAGAAATATTCTCAGAA TTCTCGGATGATTGAGATCCAGAGCCAGATGTCTGAGAGAGCTGTGGAGCTGCTGAACCTGCCTGAGGACCAGCCCTGTTTCCTGCTCGATATAGG GTGTGGCTCTGGGCTAAGTGGGGACTACCTGTCAGAGGAGGGACATTGCTGGGTTGGAGTGGACATCAGCACAGCCATGTTGG ATGTAGCGCTGGAtcgggaggtggagggagacctTGTGTTgggggatatgggggagggatTGCCCTTCAGGCCTGGGACCTTTGATGGCTGCATCAG TATTTCTGCTCTCCAGTGGCTCTGCAATGCTGACAAAAAGACTCACAGCCCCCCCAAGAGGCTCTACACCTTCTTCAGTACACTCTACTCCTCCCTG TCGAGAGGAGCCCGTGCAGTGTTTCAGCTTTACCCAGAGAACTCTGAGCAG CTGGAACTGATTACATCCCAGGCCATGAAGGCAGGCTTCAGTGGAGGCATGGTGGTGGACTATCCTAACAGCACCAAGGCCAAAAA GTTCTTCCTGTGTCTGTTCGCTGGGTTTTCAGGAACCCTACCCAAG GGGCTGGTGTCAGAGACAGTGGACAGGGACGTCCCAAATCAAGTCCAATTCACAGGACAGAG ATCTCGCTTTAAGAACATGAAGGGCAAGTCTGCAAAGAAGGGAAAAGACTGGGTCctagagaagaaagagaggaggagaagacagggcAG ggagGTCCGAGCTGACACAAAGTACACTGCCAGGCAGAGAAGGCCTCACTTTTAA
- the dnajc30b gene encoding dnaJ (Hsp40) homolog, subfamily C, member 30b has product MAEVSRRLGSGVYRFSAIRNAPTHSIPCAEDRPHETMSAAAAASIIGARTFKAKVTGQGIYECHPVSTRDSQAFSWEPERNNLKENAQECTETEHIDQILSRLKHENRLRYGTLLWSSSDLLLLDINAKPAIKLATVQDSELRRSPLYLWPSVQPLSQGNLVTVHRMMCWNSRGVIMATLHPEVFGSAQQLRAFSTVMLILAEQQSGRFRPHPEVLYSTRTYSWRSKNNQSDFPPLHRSRTAYYDILRVSPSATQSQIKTAYYKQSFIYHPDKNPDNEEATQRFSEITEAYSVLGSMALRRKYDRGILSGSDIQGAGRPSDREATSSNRASGPQQHQQQQRSRRFSNVGGKAMFDFDAFFQAHYGEQLQREKELRARRAQYQQKQQQDYKQWKLGKMLEITVGVLLAMGGVIFFSITRS; this is encoded by the coding sequence ATGGCGGAGGTCAGTCGGAGATTGGGGAGCGGAGTTTACAGATTTTCAGCTATCAGAAACGCGCCGACTCACTCCATCCCCTGCGCCGAAGATCGACCACACGAAACGatgtcagcagcagcagcagcctctaTAATTGGAGCCAGAACCTTTAAAGCCAAGGTAACCGGACAAGGGATTTACGAATGTCACCCGGTGTCAACAAGGGACAGTCAGGCGTTTTCCTGGGAACCTGAACGTAACAACCTCAAAGAGAATGCACAGGAATGCACGGAGACAGAGCACATTGATCAAATACTTTCTAGGCTAAAACACGAGAACAGACTGCGGTATGGGACATTACTTTGGTCAAGTAGTGATTTGCTTTTATTAGACATTAATGCTAAACCCGCTATCAAATTAGCAACTGTTCAGGATAGTGAGCTCAGACGGTCACCATTGTACCTGTGGCCCAGTGTACAGCCTCTGTCCCAGGGTAACCTAGTAACAGTGCACAGGATGATGTGTTGGAATAGCAGAGGTGTTATCATGGCCACCTTACACCCTGAAGTCTTCGGGTCAGCTCAGCAGCTCCGAGCATTCAGCACGGTCATGCTCATCCTGGCAGAGCAGCAATCAGGCCGGTTTCGACCTCACCCAGAGGTCCTGTACTCCACCAGGACTTACAGCTGGAGGAGCAAAAACAACCAGTCAGACTTCCCGCCTCTTCACAGGAGCAGAACGGCCTACTACGACATCCTCCGAGTGTCCCCAAGCGCCACCCAATCCCAAATAAAAACAGCATATTACAAGCAGTCGTTCATCTACCACCCAGACAAGAACCCCGACAACGAGGAAGCCACCCAGCGTTTCTCTGAGATCACCGAGGCCTATAGCGTGCTGGGGAGCATGGCCCTGAGGAGGAAGTACGACCGCGGCATCCTCAGTGGGTCAGACATCCAGGGGGCAGGGAGACCCTCGGACCGGGAGGCCACCTCCAGCAACAGAGCCTCTGGCCcacagcagcatcaacaacagcagAGATCCCGACGGTTCTCCAACGTAGGAGGGAAGGCCATGTTTGACTTTGATGCCTTCTTCCAGGCTCACTATGGTGAGCAGCTGCAGAGGGAGAAGGAGCTGAGGGCCAGAAGGGCCCAGTACCAGCAGAAACAGCAGCAGGATTATAAGCAGTGGAAGCTGGGGAAGATGTTGGAGATTACTGTAGGGGTGCTGCTGGCCATGGGAGGAGTCATCTTCTTCAGTATCACCAGGTCCTGA